The window AGATCTCGAGCAGCTCAAGGCGCTGCTCGGGCAGACGGGGTGACGCCGACATGAGCCGAGCACCCATAGATACGGTCACGGTGACGCGGCTGTCGACCGCGGGCGTGCCCGAACCGCCGCGCGAGGAGCGGTGCGGCGTCGCCGTGGAGGGGATCGTCACCATCGACGTGAGCGGGATCGGCGCGTACACGATCATGTGCACGCCGCTCGACGCCCGGCCGCTCGCGGTCGGGTTCCTCTTCTGCGAGGGGATCATCTCGTCGCTCGACGAGATCGACGCGCTGGCCGAGTGCCCGGACGCGCCCGACGTCCTGCGCGTGACGCTCGCCCCTCGAGCCTCGGCGCGGGCCTCGGGAAAGGGCGGTCGCCTCGTCGTCTCCTCCTGCGGCGTCTGCGGGAGCGAGAACCTCGACGAGACGCTGGGCGCCCTCCCCCGGGTCGGCGACTCGCTCCGCGTCGGGGCCCGGGTCCTGCGCGCCGCGAACCGCGCCATGGTCGACCGACAGGTCGCCTACAAGGGTTGCGGCGGCACGCACGCGGCGATGATCTTCGATGCACGCGGGGAGCCCGTCTCCTTCGCCGAGGACGTGGGCCGCCACAACGCGCTCGACAAGGCGATCGGGAAGATCCTGCTCGCCGGGGGCTCGACCGCGGGTCGCGGCGTCGCGCTC of the Pseudomonadota bacterium genome contains:
- the fdhD gene encoding formate dehydrogenase accessory sulfurtransferase FdhD, with product MSRAPIDTVTVTRLSTAGVPEPPREERCGVAVEGIVTIDVSGIGAYTIMCTPLDARPLAVGFLFCEGIISSLDEIDALAECPDAPDVLRVTLAPRASARASGKGGRLVVSSCGVCGSENLDETLGALPRVGDSLRVGARVLRAANRAMVDRQVAYKGCGGTHAAMIFDARGEPVSFAEDVGRHNALDKAIGKILLAGGSTAGRGVALSGRVSLEMITKCARAGIELVGAVSAPTSLAIEAATRCGITLCAFVREDRATAFTRADRILS